One window of Bacteroidota bacterium genomic DNA carries:
- a CDS encoding DUF4870 domain-containing protein produces MEENNHVEIPKHIRDERMFAMLCHLSVFSGFVIPFGNIIVPLIIWKMKKYEFPLVDDQGKEVLNFQISMLIYIAISVVLTIFIIGIPILIALLIFDLIITVIGALKANEGIMYRYPMSMHILN; encoded by the coding sequence ATGGAAGAAAACAATCATGTAGAAATACCAAAACATATTAGAGATGAACGAATGTTTGCAATGCTTTGTCATCTTTCAGTTTTTTCAGGTTTTGTAATTCCTTTCGGAAATATTATTGTACCACTTATTATTTGGAAAATGAAAAAATATGAATTTCCGCTTGTGGACGATCAGGGAAAGGAAGTTTTAAATTTTCAGATAAGCATGCTTATTTATATTGCTATCTCAGTGGTTTTAACTATTTTTATTATTGGAATACCAATACTTATTGCTTTATTGATATTCGACCTTATCATTACAGTAATAGGAGCATTAAAGGCAAATGAGGGTATAATGTACCGTTATCCAATGAGTATGCATATCTTAAATTAA
- a CDS encoding L,D-transpeptidase family protein has protein sequence MILKRFKYTLIIFLVLGFTVSDFKSEQKKNSRVKTAYQEKEANVLTSLREVGLNVSELEIYIRIFKKDELLELWGKNTKEKKFKFIKSYSICALSGVIGPKRMEGDYQIPEGFYHINRFNPWSNYYLSLGLNYPNKSDKILGVKNSLGYDIFIHGNCVTIGCVPITDDKIKELYIYCVEARNNGQLKIPVTIFPIKLTDDSFEKLKKEYLGSDEEINLWKDLKSAFDIFEKNKTLPSISFLANGRHKIN, from the coding sequence AAATACACTTTGATAATCTTCTTAGTTTTAGGATTTACTGTTTCAGATTTTAAAAGTGAACAGAAAAAAAATAGTAGAGTAAAAACAGCATATCAAGAAAAGGAAGCCAATGTATTAACTTCTTTGAGAGAAGTAGGTTTAAATGTTAGTGAATTAGAGATTTATATTAGGATATTTAAAAAAGACGAATTATTAGAATTGTGGGGTAAAAATACTAAAGAAAAAAAATTTAAGTTTATAAAAAGTTATAGCATTTGTGCTTTGTCAGGAGTTATTGGACCTAAAAGAATGGAAGGTGATTACCAAATTCCCGAAGGTTTTTATCACATTAATCGATTTAATCCATGGAGTAATTATTATTTATCATTAGGGCTAAATTATCCAAATAAATCTGATAAAATTTTAGGAGTAAAAAATAGCTTAGGATATGATATTTTTATTCATGGGAATTGTGTTACAATCGGGTGTGTTCCAATTACTGATGATAAAATTAAGGAACTTTATATTTATTGTGTTGAAGCAAGAAATAATGGACAGTTAAAAATTCCTGTTACAATTTTTCCAATTAAATTAACAGATGATTCTTTTGAAAAACTAAAAAAGGAGTATTTGGGTAGTGATGAAGAAATAAATTTATGGAAAGACTTAAAAAGTGCATTTGATATTTTTGAAAAGAATAAAACATTGCCCTCTATTTCATTTCTTGCTAACGGGAGGCATAAAATAAATTAA